From a region of the Mercurialis annua linkage group LG1-X, ddMerAnnu1.2, whole genome shotgun sequence genome:
- the LOC126666268 gene encoding CASP-like protein 2B1 produces MSYLGVGISPGNVPVYHGSNLKVVDKRVRLAELLLRCLICGLGVLSAVLISTDTQVKEIFSIRKTAKFTDMKALVFLVIANGIAAAYSLVQGVRCVICMVRGSVLFNKPVAWVIFSGDQVMAYLTLAAVAAAAQSAAFAKLGQPELQWMKICTMYGKFCNQVGEGIASAMLVSVSMVVLSCISAFSLFRLYGTNKAKDCIRW; encoded by the exons atgaGTTATTTGGGCGTTGGTATTAGCCCTGGAAATGTACCAGTCTACCATGGTAGTAATTTGAAGGTGGTTGATAAAAGAGTGAGGCTTGCAGAGCTTCTACTGAGGTGTTTGATCTGCGGGTTAGGTGTTCTTTCAGCTGTTCTTATAAGCACCGATACCCAAGTTAAAGAAATCTTCTCTATTCGAAAAACTGCTAAGTTTACAGATATGAAAGCCCTCGT GTTTTTGGTGATAGCAAATGGGATAGCTGCAGCCTATTCGTTGGTGCAAGGAGTGCGTTGCGTGATTTGTATGGTTCGAGGGAGCGTGCTGTTCAACAAGCCTGTAGCGTGGGTCATCTTCTCGGGAGATCAG GTGATGGCATACTTGACGCTGGCTGCAGTGGCAGCGGCTGCACAGTCGGCTGCGTTTGCGAAGCTCGGACAACCGGAGCTACAATGGATGAAAATATGCACAATGTATGGAAAGTTCTGTAACCAAGTAGGGGAGGGGATAGCAAGTGCAATGTTGGTTAGTGTAAGCATGGTGGTGCTGTCCTGTATCTCGGCGTTCAGCCTCTTCCGCCTGTACGGGACTAACAAGGCCAAGGATTGTATTAGGTGGTAG
- the LOC126665324 gene encoding uncharacterized protein LOC126665324, producing the protein MDMKAPRNINEVQKLNGRITALGRFMSCSVKRSLSFFNALKGTQKLEWNRDCEEAFKELKKFLTTPPLLSRPLKGETLYLYICARKETIEAVMVREEDGKLKPIYYISRVLKGAETRYPKIEKMAFAVVTTTKKLKYYFQSHNMVVRTNQPLRKAIQRPETSGRLVHWSIQLSEHDIQYEPRHTLKAQALADFIAEIPPGEPEELVPELLRELYVDGASNEKGVGAGAILKGPRKIYSDSQLVVNQLNGEYQAKETGMIEYLEKVTKLFRRLEAQGGQWEIIQFSREVKIDVDAIAKSASEQGDLFMKMQLKETLESPSIKEEEIMTIDEADSWMTPLIKYLDQGELPTNNIEAIRTIRKFAKYSYHNRVLYRTSLTHPWARCVSHESGSLILKEIHEGIYGAHEGEVTIARKTML; encoded by the exons atggacatgaaggcacctCGAAATATAAACGAGGTTCAAAAGCTCAATGGGCGAATCACCGCACTCGGAAGATTCATGTCCTGCTCGGTCAAAAGAAGTTTGTCGTTCTTCAATGCCCTAAAAGGGACACAAAAACTCGAATGGAATAGAGATTGCGAGGAAGCATTCAAGGAACTGAAGAAATTCTTGACCACACCACCATTGCTTAGTCGACCGTTAAAGGGAGAAACACTCTACTTATACATCTGCGCGAGGAAAGAAACCATAGAGGCAGTGATGGTAAGAGAGGAAGATGGCAAGTTGAAACCAATTTATTATATCAGCCGAGTTCTAAAAGGAGCGGAAACGAGGTACCCGAAGATTGAAAAAATGGCGTTCGCCGTAGTGACTAcaactaaaaaattgaaatactaCTTCCAAAGCCACAACATGGTAGTAAGAACAAATCAACCTCTGAGAAAGGCGATTCAGAGGCCTGAAACGTCCGGAAGACTCGTCCATTGGTCCATCCAACTTAGCGAACATGACATCCAATACGAACCCCGTCATACACTCAAGGCCCAGGCCTTGGCGGATTTCATAGCCGAGATACCTCCTGGTGAACCAGAAGAACTTGTACCAGAATTACTAAGGGAACTTTACGTAGATGGAGCTTCAAATGAAAAAGGAGTAGGAGCGGGAGCTATTCTCAAAGGACCTAGAAAG ATCTACAGCGATTCTCAGCTAGTAGTAAATCAACTCAATGGAGAATACCAGGCTAAAGAAACAGGAATGATTGAATATTTGGAGAAAGTCACAAAACTATTTCGGAGATTAGAAGCACAgggaggacaatgggaaattaTACAATTCTCACGAGAGGTAAAAATCGACGTTGACGCCATTGCCAAATCAGCATCCGAGCAAGGAGACCTATTCATGAAAATGCAGCTAAAGGAAACTCTCGAATCACCAAGTatcaaagaagaagaaataatgACTATTGACGAAGCCGATTCCTGGATGACCCCGTTAATCAAATACTTAGACCAAGGAGAATTACCAACAAACAATATTGAAGCCATCCGAACCATCCGTAAATTTGCCAAATACTCGTACCACAATAGAGTTCTCTACCGAACCTCATTAACTCACCCTTGGGCAAGATGTGTCTCGCACGAGAGCGGAAGCCTAATCCTGAAGGAAATCCATGAAGGAATATACGGGGCACACGAAGGAGAGGTCACCATCGCAAGAAAAACAATGCTTTAA